The following are encoded in a window of Limibacter armeniacum genomic DNA:
- a CDS encoding T9SS type A sorting domain-containing protein gives MKPTYLLLFVVFVLFGNSSYAQSTDECERSRIRVIYDLSHENVTGGYDGAINLRPYGGLSPYSCEWTGPNGFTSTDEDLMNITAGIYRVKIKDRRGCESTYSYEIRTTNTDNGGGGTGNDCGRIRLIFRVTSETVTNAKDGAIDISPYGGQAPYSCAWSGPDGYTANTEDLSNLKGGKYQVRVTDRNGCEGFFTYNVRTVKEEDVCRNSYVELDVRRITHESYEGAKDGKIDIQLLKGKAPFFYTWTGPDGYKSYSQDPTRMKGGEYKLVIRDANNCEHEFMFEILTKDGRNLKPCDSQRILAYPMIINPTYIGASDGSISVDVFGGNAPYVYIWTGPDGYTFLGKDATGMKAGTYILRVFDLNGCRAYFTYYMTDPPRTPNARSAYQDAAREISFYPNPTDGILKLRLPDGQAAEVDIFDASGKSVFQKKIEGGYEVEVNLTNQEAGLYLIRTVIDGNVKTSKFILR, from the coding sequence ATGAAACCAACTTATCTACTACTCTTTGTTGTGTTCGTGCTATTTGGTAATAGCAGTTACGCACAATCGACAGATGAATGTGAAAGATCCCGTATCAGGGTCATCTATGACCTTTCCCATGAAAATGTAACAGGCGGCTATGATGGTGCTATAAACTTGCGCCCTTATGGTGGACTTTCCCCTTATTCTTGTGAATGGACTGGACCAAATGGCTTTACGTCTACCGATGAAGACCTGATGAATATTACAGCAGGAATCTATCGTGTCAAAATCAAGGACAGAAGAGGGTGTGAGTCAACGTACAGCTATGAAATTAGAACGACCAACACCGATAATGGTGGAGGCGGAACAGGAAATGATTGTGGCCGTATCAGGCTAATATTTAGAGTCACCAGCGAAACCGTTACAAATGCAAAGGACGGTGCAATTGATATAAGCCCTTATGGAGGGCAAGCTCCTTACAGTTGTGCATGGTCTGGGCCTGATGGTTATACAGCTAACACCGAAGACTTAAGTAACCTTAAAGGAGGTAAATACCAAGTTAGGGTAACAGACCGAAATGGTTGTGAAGGTTTTTTCACCTACAATGTGAGAACCGTCAAAGAAGAAGACGTTTGCAGAAACAGTTATGTAGAACTTGATGTAAGACGTATTACACACGAGTCTTATGAAGGTGCTAAGGATGGCAAGATTGACATTCAACTGCTAAAAGGAAAGGCTCCGTTCTTCTATACCTGGACAGGACCTGATGGTTATAAAAGCTACAGTCAGGATCCGACAAGAATGAAAGGAGGGGAGTATAAACTGGTTATTCGTGATGCGAACAATTGTGAACATGAATTTATGTTTGAAATCCTGACTAAGGATGGAAGGAACTTGAAGCCATGTGATTCACAAAGGATATTGGCATACCCAATGATCATAAACCCTACTTATATAGGCGCATCTGATGGTTCGATATCTGTGGATGTGTTTGGTGGAAATGCGCCTTATGTTTATATCTGGACAGGACCTGATGGTTATACCTTCCTAGGAAAAGATGCAACAGGAATGAAAGCCGGTACTTATATACTGAGAGTATTTGACTTGAATGGTTGTCGTGCCTACTTCACTTACTATATGACAGACCCTCCAAGGACTCCAAATGCAAGAAGTGCCTATCAGGATGCAGCTAGAGAGATATCATTTTATCCTAACCCAACAGATGGTATCCTGAAATTACGTCTCCCTGATGGACAGGCAGCAGAAGTAGACATCTTCGATGCAAGCGGAAAGTCAGTTTTCCAGA